The DNA sequence ATAGCCTCGGCGTGGCTGGCGTCGCCTTCGATTGCAGCATCATGCCGATAAAGGTTCTTGATGCCTCCGGCAACGGCACCTACACCGCTATCGTCAACGGTATCACCTTCGCAGCCGACAACGGCGCCGAGGTGATAAACATGAGTCTCGGTGGCGCTTCGGGCTCAACGGCCCTGCAAAACGCCGTGATCTATGCCTACAATGCGGGTGTCACCATCGTATGTGCAGCGGGTAACGCGGGCACCTCTGCCCCACAGTATCCGGCAGCTTATACGCAGTGCATCTCGGTATCGGCCGTTCGTTATGATAGGACATACCCGTCTTATTCCTCCTACGGTTCGACCATCGACATCTGTGCTCCTGGTGGGGATGTGACTGTCGATCAGAATGCTGACGGATATCCCGACGGCGTGCTGCAACAGACGCACGACGGAACCAACTACGGGACTTTCGGCTACTACTTCTATGATGGTACATCAATGGCCAGTCCGCACGTGGCCGGCGTAGCCGCCCTACTGATTTCCAAAGCGGGCGGCTCGATGACCCCCGACGCTGTGCGGGCAGCTCTGCAAAATACCGCGACGGATCTCGGCCCGGCGGGCTGGGATCAACACTATGGCTACGGCGAGGTTAACGCGAGCGCCGCGCTGGCGACAATTGGCAACCTTCCGCCGGTAGCCGCGTTCTCCGGTGCGCCGACTTCGGGCACCGCGCCGCTGACGGTCGTCTTCACCGACGCCTCGACAAACAACCCGACTAGCTGGGCTTGGACGTTCGGCGACGGCGGCACCTCGACCCTGAAGAATCCGTCGCACATCTACACCGCGGCGGGCACCTACACCGTCACGCTGACGGCCACCAATGCCTACGGTTCCGATGGCGAGACCAAGACCGGTTACATCACCGTAACGGCTCCGCCGACCGATCCGCCGGTAGCAGCCTTCTCAGGCACACCGACTTCAGGCACCGCGCCGCTGACGGTTATTTTCACCGACGCTTCGACCAACAGCCCAACCGGCTGGGCCTGGACGTTCGGTGACGGCGGTACGTCAACCCTACAGAATCCGTCGCATATATACACCACGGCGGGCACCTACACCGTCGCGCTGACAGCCACCAACGCCTACGGGTCGAACACCCTGACCAAGACCAATTACATCACGGTGACGACTGTGACTCAGTATTGTGACAACTTCGCCGACGGCAGCATTACCGACTGGGGCGACAAGTCGGGGACCTGGACTGCAACCGGCGGATATATGAAAGGCAACTCCACTACGACCACTGCCCGGACTACTTCACCTTTTGGGACTTTCACTACGCCCAAAATAACCAGCGACATCCGGATGAATACTGGTCGAACCAATAGGAAAGCCAGGATCCTTTTTGCCTTTACGAACACCACCAACTACCGTTATATCGAGTTTGATGACGTTAACAACTACGTCTATTTCTGCGATATGATCAGCGGTAGCGCCACGACTCGCAAATCGGTGAGTTATGCCTTTGCTACCGCCACCTGGTATAATGTGACCGTCAGCAGTGCCTCCGATGGGAACGTCTCGGTCCTGGTCGGTACAACCTCGATAGGCTCGTACAAATGGGCCTCGGCAGTAACCGGCAAGGTCGGTTGCGGTTACAACCGCACCAATTG is a window from the Candidatus Zixiibacteriota bacterium genome containing:
- a CDS encoding PKD domain-containing protein; this encodes MTVTAPPTDPPVAAFSGTPTSGTAPLTVIFTDASTNSPTGWAWTFGDGGTSTLQNPSHIYTTAGTYTVALTATNAYGSNTLTKTNYITVTTVTQYCDNFADGSITDWGDKSGTWTATGGYMKGNSTTTTARTTSPFGTFTTPKITSDIRMNTGRTNRKARILFAFTNTTNYRYIEFDDVNNYVYFCDMISGSATTRKSVSYAFATATWYNVTVSSASDGNVSVLVGTTSIGSYKWASAVTGKVGCGYNRTNCDFDNFCVSAAGGTSAGWVEMGDGQVNLPEGFTLGQNYPNPFNPVTTIEMTLPVASGWSITIYNITGQKVADFSGYSEAGRVTVNWDASRVASGIYLYKGNAGIYSATKKMVLLK